The following coding sequences lie in one Nocardioides sambongensis genomic window:
- a CDS encoding ABC transporter permease, whose protein sequence is MAIPPFVAAVLLVLLLAIAYPLFPATGYAQLSDGIGAWLEFMTLPALALAAVPAALLTRQVRGALIDAMEEDYVRTARAKGLRKGPIVAKHAAKNAAVPVVTVVGLVVTQMIGGAVVVERVFGIPGLGSVSVESVLTGDLITLQGLVLVTALVVITVNLLVDMSYGYFNPRLRTR, encoded by the coding sequence ATGGCGATCCCGCCCTTCGTCGCAGCGGTGCTCCTGGTGCTGCTCCTCGCGATCGCCTACCCGCTCTTCCCCGCGACCGGCTACGCGCAGCTCTCCGACGGGATCGGTGCATGGCTGGAGTTCATGACACTGCCGGCACTCGCACTCGCGGCGGTCCCCGCCGCGCTGCTGACCCGTCAGGTGCGCGGGGCCCTGATCGACGCGATGGAGGAGGACTACGTCCGGACCGCCCGCGCCAAGGGCCTGCGCAAGGGTCCGATCGTGGCCAAGCACGCGGCGAAGAACGCCGCGGTCCCGGTGGTCACCGTCGTCGGCCTGGTGGTGACCCAGATGATCGGCGGCGCGGTCGTCGTCGAGCGGGTCTTCGGCATTCCCGGGCTCGGCTCGGTGAGCGTCGAGTCCGTCCTCACCGGCGACCTCATCACCTTGCAGGGACTGGTCCTGGTCACCGCCCTCGTGGTGATCACGGTCAACCTCCTGGTGGACATGTCCTACGGCTACTTCAACCCACGACTGAGGACGCGATGA
- a CDS encoding ABC transporter permease, producing MTRFVGYRVLLAVPTLALVTFLVFLLMQLSPADPAVVLAGDDPSPERLAAIRDSLGLDEPFLHRYLEWLSHAVTGDLGTSPVTHQPVSDDLMRRLPITLSLVLLSLVFTVVIGVALGTVAALNRRGSSTGSPTPWPTC from the coding sequence TTGACCAGATTCGTGGGCTACCGAGTGCTGTTGGCCGTGCCGACCCTGGCACTGGTCACCTTCCTCGTCTTCCTGCTGATGCAGCTCTCGCCGGCCGACCCGGCGGTGGTGCTCGCCGGCGACGATCCGTCCCCGGAGAGGCTCGCGGCGATCCGTGACTCCCTCGGGCTCGACGAGCCCTTCCTGCACCGCTACCTGGAGTGGCTCTCGCACGCGGTGACCGGCGACCTCGGCACCTCGCCCGTGACCCACCAACCGGTCAGCGACGACCTGATGCGTCGCCTGCCGATCACGCTCTCCCTGGTGCTGCTCTCACTGGTGTTCACCGTGGTCATCGGGGTCGCCCTCGGCACGGTCGCCGCGCTCAACCGCCGGGGGTCTTCGACTGGATCTCCAACACCCTGGCCAACCTGCTGA
- a CDS encoding arylsulfatase, with translation MADGPKIGRTLDDSVPWHPPRPRPAGAPNVVVVVLDDVGFAQIGAFGADIKTPTMDRLAAEGLRYNRFHVTALCSPSRASLLTGRNPHAVGMGLLVDMPTGFPGYNARIPRSAASVARVLRDAGWSTMAVGKWHLTPRFDRTAAGPFDSWPLAQGFERFYGFLHGDANQWTPNLVRDNTPIQPPEAPVEGYHLTEDLTDEALRMVRDQNNAAPEKPFFLYFAPGTAHAPHQVPREWADEYAGAFDQGWEKWREEVFARQVAAGIVPEGTELSERPDWIPDWEECTEEERRLFARFHEVYAGFMTHFDHHLGRLMAGLEEMGVAENTMVILTSDNGASAEGGTVGSINEHRYGYRVPESIEDNLAGIDEIGGTRAYNHYPWGWAWAGNAPFKLWKRHTWLGGTRTPLIVRPAGGVSDPGAVREQMCHIVDIVPTILDVCGVSAPDEVDGVPQQEIAGRSLRASFDDAGASDTMTTQYFEMIGSRSVVHDGWKATTDHVPMGMLDEEALLPGSRSFDTDRWSLYRLEDDFAESRDLADDHPEVVKELDGLWWELAERNQVLPLQDDMQRRVMTMEPPLWPAPDPLVVHPGGSPVADEAVPSLGGGALLEADVDVPAGGGSGVLAAMGDWTNGWAFVVLDGCPAMLLNLTSTPYSVRTASPLPEGRHRVGFQFLPSGAGGGTA, from the coding sequence ATGGCCGACGGCCCGAAGATCGGACGAACCCTGGACGACTCCGTCCCCTGGCATCCCCCGCGGCCCCGCCCGGCCGGGGCGCCCAACGTCGTCGTGGTGGTCCTCGACGACGTCGGGTTCGCCCAGATCGGCGCCTTCGGCGCCGACATCAAGACCCCGACCATGGACCGTCTCGCCGCCGAGGGCCTGCGCTACAACCGGTTCCACGTCACCGCCCTCTGCTCGCCGAGCCGCGCCTCGTTGCTGACCGGCCGCAACCCGCACGCCGTCGGCATGGGGCTCCTGGTCGACATGCCCACCGGGTTCCCCGGCTACAACGCACGGATCCCCCGGTCGGCCGCGAGCGTCGCCCGGGTGCTGCGCGACGCGGGCTGGAGCACGATGGCGGTCGGCAAGTGGCACCTGACCCCGCGGTTCGACCGGACCGCCGCCGGTCCGTTCGACAGTTGGCCGCTGGCCCAGGGATTCGAGCGGTTCTACGGGTTCCTGCACGGCGACGCCAACCAGTGGACGCCCAACCTGGTGCGGGACAACACACCGATCCAACCGCCCGAGGCACCGGTGGAGGGTTACCACCTCACCGAGGACCTCACCGACGAGGCGCTGCGAATGGTGCGTGACCAGAACAACGCGGCCCCGGAGAAGCCCTTCTTCCTCTACTTCGCCCCGGGCACGGCCCACGCACCGCACCAGGTGCCCCGGGAGTGGGCCGACGAGTACGCCGGCGCGTTCGACCAGGGGTGGGAGAAGTGGCGCGAGGAGGTCTTCGCCCGCCAGGTGGCAGCCGGGATCGTGCCGGAGGGCACCGAGCTCAGCGAGCGGCCGGACTGGATCCCCGACTGGGAGGAGTGCACCGAGGAGGAGAGGCGCCTCTTCGCCCGCTTCCACGAGGTGTACGCCGGTTTCATGACCCACTTCGACCACCACCTCGGTCGCCTGATGGCGGGCCTGGAGGAGATGGGCGTCGCGGAGAACACCATGGTGATCCTGACCTCCGACAACGGCGCGAGCGCCGAGGGCGGGACGGTGGGCTCCATCAACGAGCACCGCTACGGCTACCGCGTGCCGGAGAGCATCGAGGACAACCTGGCCGGGATCGACGAGATCGGCGGAACGCGGGCCTACAACCACTATCCGTGGGGCTGGGCCTGGGCGGGCAACGCGCCGTTCAAGCTGTGGAAGCGCCACACCTGGCTCGGGGGCACCCGCACCCCGTTGATCGTCAGGCCGGCCGGCGGCGTCAGTGATCCCGGTGCCGTCCGCGAGCAGATGTGTCACATCGTCGACATCGTCCCGACGATCCTGGACGTGTGCGGGGTCAGTGCCCCCGACGAGGTCGACGGGGTGCCCCAGCAGGAGATCGCGGGCCGGTCCTTGCGGGCCTCCTTCGACGACGCCGGGGCCTCGGACACCATGACCACCCAGTACTTCGAGATGATCGGCTCCCGCTCGGTCGTGCACGACGGCTGGAAGGCCACCACCGACCACGTCCCGATGGGGATGCTGGACGAGGAGGCACTGCTGCCGGGCAGCAGGTCCTTCGACACCGACCGGTGGAGCCTCTACCGGCTGGAGGACGACTTCGCGGAGAGCCGGGACCTGGCCGACGACCACCCGGAGGTCGTCAAGGAGCTCGACGGACTGTGGTGGGAGCTCGCCGAGCGCAACCAGGTCCTCCCGCTCCAGGACGACATGCAGCGCCGGGTGATGACGATGGAGCCACCGCTGTGGCCCGCCCCCGACCCGCTCGTCGTCCATCCCGGCGGCTCCCCCGTCGCCGACGAGGCGGTGCCCTCGCTGGGCGGCGGCGCGTTGCTGGAGGCGGACGTGGACGTCCCGGCCGGGGGCGGCAGCGGTGTCCTGGCGGCCATGGGCGACTGGACCAACGGCTGGGCGTTCGTCGTCCTCGACGGCTGCCCGGCGATGTTGCTCAACCTGACCAGCACGCCCTACAGCGTGCGCACGGCCAGTCCGTTGCCCGAAGGGCGGCACCGGGTCGGCTTCCAGTTCCTCCCCTCGGGTGCGGGCGGGGGCACGGCGTGA
- the hsaA gene encoding 3-hydroxy-9,10-secoandrosta-1,3,5(10)-triene-9,17-dione monooxygenase oxygenase subunit, whose product MTRVLDILRPAMPTIAARSGIADEQRRLPAETIDELISAGVLRMLQPKRYGGHEASPQEFFEVIRALAAACGSTGWVASVLGVHPWHVGLFSEVTQDEVFGDTPDAVLCSAYAPVGRLDAVEGGFRVSGHWSFSSGSDHADWALLGGLVSDGSETPVHTTVLLPRSDFRVEDTWDVVGLRGTGSNDILVDEAFVPAHRALTHAAQQSGGAPGLQVNDGTLFRLPFASIFTNAVTVPVLGAVEGCLIAWQQHMRDRVRVSPAGGRFADDPFAQVAVARAASELDASWLQLERNLDDLWSAADAGPGPVGLDLRVRARRDQVIATERALHAVELLFKTAGANSLHRGNPIERAWRDAHAGSVHVANDIDRALTQFGRHSFGLDVRDSLI is encoded by the coding sequence GTGACCAGAGTTCTCGACATCCTCCGTCCCGCGATGCCGACGATCGCCGCCCGATCGGGGATCGCGGACGAGCAGCGCCGGCTTCCGGCCGAGACCATCGACGAACTGATCTCCGCCGGGGTGCTGCGCATGCTGCAGCCCAAGCGGTACGGCGGTCACGAGGCGAGCCCGCAGGAGTTCTTCGAGGTGATCCGGGCGCTGGCCGCTGCCTGCGGGTCGACCGGCTGGGTCGCCTCGGTGCTCGGCGTGCACCCGTGGCACGTCGGACTCTTCTCCGAAGTCACTCAGGACGAGGTCTTCGGCGACACCCCCGACGCCGTGCTGTGCTCGGCGTACGCTCCGGTCGGCCGGCTCGACGCGGTCGAGGGTGGATTCCGGGTCTCGGGCCACTGGAGCTTCTCCTCCGGTTCCGACCACGCCGACTGGGCGCTGCTCGGCGGCCTCGTCTCCGACGGCAGCGAGACCCCCGTGCACACCACCGTTCTCCTGCCGCGGTCGGACTTCCGGGTCGAGGACACCTGGGACGTCGTCGGCCTGCGCGGCACGGGGAGCAACGACATCCTCGTCGACGAGGCGTTCGTCCCCGCCCATCGGGCGCTCACCCACGCCGCCCAGCAGTCCGGCGGGGCCCCGGGACTCCAGGTCAACGACGGCACCCTCTTCCGGCTCCCGTTCGCCTCGATCTTCACCAACGCGGTCACCGTCCCCGTGCTCGGCGCGGTCGAGGGGTGCCTGATCGCCTGGCAGCAGCACATGCGCGACCGGGTCCGCGTCAGCCCCGCCGGCGGCAGGTTCGCCGACGATCCGTTCGCCCAGGTCGCCGTCGCCAGGGCCGCCTCCGAGCTGGACGCGTCCTGGCTGCAGCTGGAGCGCAACCTCGACGACCTCTGGTCGGCCGCCGACGCCGGACCCGGACCGGTCGGCCTGGATCTCCGCGTGCGCGCACGACGCGACCAGGTGATCGCCACCGAACGCGCGCTGCACGCGGTCGAGCTGCTGTTCAAGACCGCCGGGGCCAACTCGCTGCACCGCGGCAACCCGATCGAGCGCGCCTGGCGAGACGCGCACGCCGGCAGCGTGCACGTCGCCAACGACATCGACCGGGCCCTCACCCAGTTCGGCCGTCACTCGTTCGGCCTCGACGTACGCGACAGCCTCATCTGA
- a CDS encoding FAD-binding protein has product MSRHAGQRSRRAVHQRGRLPRPLQPRCGAAPARPWFTFVDEQGWDEVTESERWGVQPLAVGSDLAELESEVGLPPGSLVATVDRYNSDAAAGVDQLHHKDPRWLRPLRAPYAVIDAGRGFGPAFGGRPGSTGVSGFTLGGLRTDLDGAVLDAAGAPVPGLFAAGRASSGIHGFGYVSGTSLGDGTFFGRRAGRAAAAEGR; this is encoded by the coding sequence CTGTCGCGGCATGCTGGTCAACGGTCGCGGCGAGCGGTTCATCAACGAGGACGTCTACCCCGGCCGCTTCAGCCAAGGTGCGGTGCTGCACCAGCCCGGCCCTGGTTCACGTTCGTCGACGAGCAGGGCTGGGACGAGGTCACCGAGTCCGAGCGCTGGGGCGTCCAGCCGCTCGCGGTCGGCTCCGACCTCGCCGAGCTCGAGTCCGAGGTCGGGCTGCCGCCCGGCTCCTTGGTCGCCACCGTCGACCGCTACAACAGCGACGCTGCGGCGGGGGTGGACCAGCTCCACCACAAGGACCCCCGCTGGCTGCGGCCGCTCCGTGCGCCGTACGCGGTGATCGACGCAGGCCGTGGCTTCGGGCCCGCGTTCGGCGGACGTCCGGGCTCGACCGGCGTCTCGGGCTTCACGCTCGGTGGCCTGCGGACCGATCTGGACGGCGCCGTCCTCGACGCGGCCGGCGCGCCGGTGCCGGGGCTCTTCGCCGCCGGCCGCGCGTCCTCGGGCATCCACGGCTTCGGCTACGTCAGCGGCACCTCGCTCGGCGACGGCACGTTCTTCGGGCGACGGGCGGGCCGGGCGGCCGCGGCCGAGGGCCGCTGA
- a CDS encoding VOC family protein yields the protein MLPGEDDRVLAVGWEVRDQYALDAVARDVEASGRAVKTLGDAECRELGVEAAIAFDDPAGTRLEVFFGPTLDHSPVLTRWGQKFHTGAEGLGHVVLPTPHAEETVTFYEQVLGFLPRGAMRMGDGPSRIRFLGINRRHHSLAVCAAPHGEAPGLVHLMVEVDDLDAVGRALDEINKRGFSLSSTLGRHTNDKMISFYVRAPGGWDIEYGCEGMLVDETSYTAEEITADSYWGHDWIAPVRLAAFTPPS from the coding sequence GTGCTCCCCGGCGAGGACGACCGCGTCCTCGCCGTCGGCTGGGAGGTCCGCGACCAGTACGCGCTGGACGCCGTCGCCCGCGACGTCGAGGCCAGCGGTCGTGCCGTCAAGACGCTGGGCGACGCGGAGTGCCGCGAGCTCGGAGTCGAGGCCGCGATCGCGTTCGACGACCCGGCCGGCACCCGGCTGGAGGTCTTCTTCGGCCCCACGCTCGACCACAGCCCGGTGCTGACCCGCTGGGGCCAGAAGTTCCACACCGGCGCCGAGGGCCTCGGGCACGTGGTGCTGCCGACACCCCACGCCGAGGAGACCGTCACCTTCTACGAGCAGGTCCTCGGCTTCCTGCCCCGCGGAGCGATGCGGATGGGCGACGGGCCCAGTCGGATCCGCTTCCTCGGCATCAACCGCCGCCACCACAGCCTGGCGGTCTGCGCCGCCCCGCACGGGGAAGCCCCCGGCCTGGTGCACCTGATGGTCGAGGTCGACGACCTGGACGCCGTCGGACGCGCGCTGGACGAGATCAACAAGCGGGGCTTCTCGCTCTCCTCCACGCTCGGTCGGCACACCAACGACAAGATGATCTCCTTCTACGTCCGGGCACCCGGCGGCTGGGACATCGAGTACGGCTGCGAGGGGATGCTCGTCGACGAGACCTCCTACACCGCCGAGGAGATCACCGCCGACAGCTACTGGGGGCACGACTGGATCGCGCCGGTGCGCCTGGCCGCCTTCACGCCCCCGTCGTGA
- a CDS encoding acyl-CoA dehydrogenase family protein, which translates to MRIASLDGSTGWVAGIVGVHPWELAMADERVQEEVWGTDPDTWLASPYAPMGVLTPSSDGDEPGYTLKGRWQFSSGTDHCDWIFLGALLGDAEGKPVQPAVQMHVILPREDYTIVADSWDVVGLNGTGSKDVIVDGAFIPGYRTLAYLDVAEGVAARRAGLSEPGYHVPFSAVFPLGITSAVIGMCEGALRLHSQWQAGRTLISGAQSKDDPYALFALSEAAADIQASRAALLDNITQMYDAVASGHTHSFAERAVGRRTQVQAAWRAVRAMDEVVARSGGNAMRRDNPLQRVWRDAHTGLAHAIHVQGPTFHSAALTDLGLEPPAGPLRSMI; encoded by the coding sequence ATGCGGATCGCCTCGCTCGACGGCTCCACCGGCTGGGTGGCCGGCATCGTCGGTGTCCACCCCTGGGAGCTCGCGATGGCCGACGAGCGGGTCCAGGAGGAGGTCTGGGGAACCGACCCGGACACCTGGCTCGCGTCGCCGTACGCCCCGATGGGCGTGCTGACCCCCTCCTCCGACGGGGACGAGCCCGGCTACACCCTCAAGGGCCGGTGGCAGTTCTCCTCCGGCACCGACCACTGCGACTGGATCTTCCTCGGCGCGCTGCTCGGTGACGCGGAGGGCAAGCCGGTCCAGCCCGCGGTGCAGATGCACGTCATCCTGCCCCGCGAGGACTACACGATCGTGGCGGACAGCTGGGACGTCGTCGGGCTCAACGGGACCGGCAGCAAGGACGTCATCGTCGACGGTGCGTTCATCCCCGGCTACCGCACCCTCGCCTACCTCGATGTCGCCGAGGGGGTCGCCGCCCGCCGCGCGGGACTGTCCGAGCCGGGCTATCACGTGCCGTTCTCGGCGGTCTTCCCGCTCGGCATCACCTCTGCCGTGATCGGCATGTGCGAGGGTGCGCTGCGGCTCCACTCGCAGTGGCAGGCCGGCCGCACCCTGATCTCCGGGGCGCAGAGCAAGGACGACCCCTACGCGCTGTTCGCCCTGAGCGAGGCGGCCGCCGACATCCAGGCCTCGCGGGCGGCGCTGCTCGACAACATCACCCAGATGTACGACGCCGTGGCGTCCGGCCACACCCACTCCTTCGCCGAGCGGGCGGTCGGCCGGCGCACCCAGGTCCAGGCGGCCTGGCGCGCGGTGCGGGCCATGGACGAGGTCGTCGCACGTTCCGGCGGCAACGCGATGCGCCGGGACAACCCGCTGCAGCGGGTCTGGCGCGATGCGCACACCGGGCTGGCCCACGCGATCCACGTCCAGGGCCCCACCTTCCACTCCGCAGCGCTGACCGACCTCGGGCTCGAGCCCCCGGCCGGTCCGCTGCGCTCGATGATCTGA
- a CDS encoding alpha/beta fold hydrolase encodes MSTGQVPDREATLRELPTEDGVLRYHEVGDGEPLLLLHGSGPGVTGWRNYRQNLPALAEHFRCLVLEFPGFGVSHDTDQSPFVSGLSAITRFVESLDLRGVPVVGNSMGGVLALQSAIADPALFSRIVTVGGVGTGIFSPSPGEGIVRLTDFSENPTREALVQWLESMVHDPAMVTEELIAERWEQATAPATLEASLRMYGRAATAARKRSAATSDRAPYWAMLHRVTVPTLLTWGRDDRVSPLDMSLVPMRTIPNAELHVLPRCGHWAMIEQQAAWESAVLAFLRRTARSAEPATDSAAEGLARTGVLR; translated from the coding sequence ATGAGCACCGGACAGGTCCCCGACCGCGAGGCGACCCTGCGCGAGCTCCCGACCGAGGACGGGGTGCTGCGCTACCACGAGGTCGGCGACGGGGAGCCCCTGCTCCTCCTGCACGGCTCCGGACCCGGCGTGACCGGGTGGCGCAACTACCGCCAGAACCTGCCGGCGCTCGCGGAGCACTTCCGCTGCCTGGTGCTGGAGTTCCCGGGCTTCGGCGTCAGCCACGACACGGACCAGTCCCCGTTCGTCTCCGGCCTGAGCGCGATCACCCGGTTCGTCGAGTCGCTCGACCTGCGTGGCGTGCCGGTCGTCGGGAACTCGATGGGCGGGGTGCTCGCCCTGCAGTCCGCGATCGCCGACCCCGCGCTGTTCAGCCGGATCGTGACCGTCGGCGGCGTCGGCACCGGCATCTTCAGCCCGTCGCCCGGCGAGGGGATCGTCCGGCTCACCGACTTCTCCGAGAACCCCACGCGCGAGGCTCTCGTGCAGTGGCTGGAGTCGATGGTCCACGACCCGGCGATGGTCACCGAGGAGCTCATCGCCGAGCGGTGGGAGCAGGCGACCGCGCCCGCGACCCTCGAGGCGTCGCTGCGCATGTACGGTCGCGCGGCCACCGCCGCACGCAAGCGGTCGGCCGCCACGTCCGACCGCGCGCCGTACTGGGCGATGCTGCACCGGGTCACCGTGCCGACACTGCTCACCTGGGGACGCGACGACCGGGTCAGCCCGCTCGACATGTCCCTGGTCCCGATGCGCACCATCCCCAACGCCGAGCTGCACGTCCTCCCCCGCTGCGGCCACTGGGCGATGATCGAGCAGCAGGCCGCCTGGGAGTCCGCCGTCCTCGCCTTCCTCCGCCGGACCGCCCGGTCCGCGGAACCCGCCACCGACAGCGCCGCCGAGGGGCTGGCGCGGACAGGAGTCCTCCGATGA